One Flavobacteriales bacterium genomic window, CTTCAACATCCACTTTAATAATATATAAACCTTCAGAACCATTAACAGAGAACCTTGTAGTTACACCGTTTATTGATTCAGTTTGTACAACTTGACCAGCAGCGTTAATTA contains:
- a CDS encoding T9SS type A sorting domain-containing protein, producing the protein INAAGQVVQTESINGVTTRFSVNGSEGLYIIKVDVEGRTKTQKVFIQ